One stretch of Thermanaerosceptrum fracticalcis DNA includes these proteins:
- a CDS encoding TOTE conflict system archaeo-eukaryotic primase domain-containing protein, whose translation MRDICAEKNIPFAVERSRSGNGAHVWFFFDDKVSAVSARKFGTALLMHAMAKRHEIKFTSYDRLFPKKPGYTS comes from the coding sequence TTGAGAGATATCTGTGCAGAAAAAAATATTCCATTTGCAGTTGAACGTTCTCGTTCAGGGAATGGAGCGCATGTATGGTTCTTTTTTGATGACAAGGTAAGTGCTGTATCAGCTAGAAAATTTGGTACAGCACTTCTTATGCATGCAATGGCCAAAAGACATGAAATTAAATTTACTTCATACGACCGCTTGTTTCCAAAAAAACCAGGATACACTTCCTAA
- a CDS encoding TOTE conflict system archaeo-eukaryotic primase domain-containing protein, whose translation MKLNLLHTTACFQKNQDTLPKGGLGNLIALPLQLNARRNKNSVFIDAISNFIIKPIEIIEAEEEAQVSAEVINDRGESFRRTFLTTEFGNLQKFKNVLNQNTPS comes from the coding sequence ATGAAATTAAATTTACTTCATACGACCGCTTGTTTCCAAAAAAACCAGGATACACTTCCTAAAGGCGGTCTTGGGAATCTTATCGCATTACCTTTACAATTAAATGCACGAAGAAACAAAAACAGTGTTTTTATAGATGCCATTTCAAACTTTATTATTAAGCCCATTGAAATCATTGAGGCTGAGGAGGAAGCGCAAGTATCTGCAGAGGTTATCAACGACCGGGGTGAAAGCTTCAGGAGGACTTTTCTGACTACTGAATTCGGCAACCTGCAGAAGTTCAAAAATGTTTTGAACCAGAACACCCCGTCATAA
- a CDS encoding helix-turn-helix domain-containing protein: MLNFDLVGKKFKVLREQCGFTQGQLAEYLNVDQSYISKCEKNERQFSVDILEKAANLFGCSLEYFTNDETEYSPAAIALRAKAVTAEDLETIATMNKIALNLRYMEGLLKGE; this comes from the coding sequence ATGCTAAACTTTGATTTGGTAGGTAAAAAGTTTAAAGTTTTAAGAGAACAATGCGGATTTACGCAAGGGCAGCTTGCTGAGTATTTAAATGTAGACCAGAGTTATATTTCCAAATGTGAAAAAAACGAGCGTCAATTCAGCGTAGATATTCTCGAGAAGGCAGCCAATCTTTTTGGTTGCTCCCTTGAATACTTTACAAATGACGAAACAGAATATTCTCCTGCAGCTATCGCTCTCCGGGCAAAAGCGGTTACCGCTGAGGACCTGGAGACAATAGCAACAATGAATAAAATTGCTTTAAATCTGCGTTATATGGAAGGGTTGTTGAAAGGAGAATAA
- the qatD gene encoding Qat anti-phage system TatD family nuclease QatD, with the protein MNSLNTGRLVDCHFHLDLFENPVRIATEIEASGVEVIAVTNTPSVFKATQNLVSCYKYIHASLGLHPQLVGTRSQELVLMENLMKETRFIGEVGLDYTTGNEQEIKLQRKVFEEILKQCAAEGDKILTVHSRRAASDVIAMIGPDYPGRVILHWFSGTIKDLKKAMEYGMYISVNISMVRSAKGQSLIKHMDPNLVLTETDGPFVCVGKVPAVPAEVINVIYFLANAWKCDLEEAKARVYANYFRAVNF; encoded by the coding sequence ATGAATAGCCTGAATACGGGTCGGCTAGTAGACTGTCATTTTCATTTGGACCTGTTTGAAAATCCAGTTAGGATCGCAACTGAAATTGAGGCCTCAGGGGTTGAGGTAATAGCTGTTACGAATACGCCCTCTGTTTTTAAAGCCACTCAGAACCTTGTGAGTTGCTATAAATATATTCACGCTTCTCTGGGTTTACATCCCCAACTTGTGGGAACGCGGAGCCAGGAACTTGTACTCATGGAGAATCTAATGAAGGAAACCCGTTTTATTGGGGAAGTAGGCCTGGATTACACTACCGGAAACGAACAGGAAATTAAGCTCCAGCGAAAGGTCTTCGAAGAGATTTTAAAGCAATGTGCAGCAGAAGGAGATAAAATTCTCACGGTTCATTCACGCCGGGCAGCCAGTGATGTTATTGCCATGATTGGGCCTGATTATCCGGGACGAGTTATTCTTCACTGGTTTAGCGGAACAATAAAAGACCTAAAAAAAGCAATGGAGTATGGTATGTACATATCAGTCAATATTTCCATGGTAAGATCGGCCAAAGGTCAAAGCCTAATAAAGCATATGGACCCTAATCTGGTACTCACTGAGACTGACGGTCCTTTTGTTTGTGTCGGAAAAGTACCAGCCGTTCCTGCTGAGGTCATTAATGTGATTTATTTTCTCGCTAATGCTTGGAAATGCGATTTGGAGGAAGCAAAGGCTCGTGTCTATGCAAACTATTTCAGAGCTGTTAATTTTTAA